GCCGACCTGGCGCAGGCGGACCTGATCCATGCCGACGGACAGGTCGTGGTGGCAGCATCGCGCTGGCTCAAGGGGCCGGTGATCGCCGACCGGTCGAGCACCACCGACATGTTCATCGACAGTCTGAAACCGGCGGCAGCTTCGGGCGCCCGCTATTATCTGCTGGGCGGCACGGAGGCGGTGAACGCCGAATGCGCGCAGCGGATCACCGCCATGGCGCCGGGGCTGCAACTGGCCGGGCGGCGCAACGGTTATTGGACGACCCAGGACGAGGATGCGGTGATCGACGCGATCAACGCGGCCGCGCCGGATGTGCTGTGGGTCGGCACCGGCAAGCCGCGCGAGCAGGCCTTCTGCGTGCGCAATCGCCACCGCATCAAGGCGGGGTGGATCGTCACTTGCGGCGGGCTGTTCAACTATGTGACCGGCGATTATCCGCGCGCGCCGATGTGGATGCAGAAATCCGGGCTGGAATGGCTGCACCGCATGGTGACACGCCCGCGCCAGCTTGCCTGGCGCTACCTCACCACCAATCCCCATGCGCTCTGGCTGATCTGGAAACATCGCCATGGCTGAAGCCCAGATCGCTGAAGATCGCCCGGCGGCGGGCCGGATCCAGCGTCTGGGCAGCGTGCTCGGCCGCTTCGGTCTGGCCAGCCTGTCGTCAGCGATCGTGTCGGTCAGTCATCTGGCCGTCCAGCTTTTCTCCATTCACCATCTGGGGACAACGGCGATCGGTACGCTGGCGTTCCTGCTGGTCATCATCCAGTTCGGTTACAGCCTGTCCAACGCGCTGGTGTCCACGCCCTATACGATCGCCGTCAACCAGGGCGAGGATGCGGATGCGCGCCGCTTCGACTTCTTCTTTCCGGTCAATCTGCTGCTGGCGGCGAGCCAGGGGCTGATCTGCGCCGCCATCGCCTGGGCCACCGCCTCTCCCCTTGCAGCCTTGCTGTTCGGGCTGGCGGGCACATTTTCGCTGATCCGCTGGTTCGGCCGGTCCAACGCCTATGCCCATCACGCGCCGATGCGCGCGGCGCGATCCGATCTTGCCTATGCTGGAACGATCATCATCGGGCTGATCGTCGCGATGCGCACCGGGGCCAGCCTGCCAGCCATCGGCGCGATGCTGGTGGCGGCCAGCCTGATCGGGATGCTGCCCTTCGGCCTTGCCTTCCTGCGCCGCCATGGCGCGATGAGTCCGGGCCGCGCGCTCAGCGCCTATCGCCCGGTATGGCGCGAACAATCCGCCTGGACGCTGGTGGGCGTGCTGTCGACCGAGGCGACCTCCAATTCGCACAGTTATATCGTGACGTTGCTCGCCGGCCCGACCGCCTTCGCTCCGATCGCGGTGGGTATGTTGTTCTTCCGCCCGGTCAATGTCTGC
This genomic stretch from Sphingobium sp. BYY-5 harbors:
- a CDS encoding polysaccharide biosynthesis protein → MAEAQIAEDRPAAGRIQRLGSVLGRFGLASLSSAIVSVSHLAVQLFSIHHLGTTAIGTLAFLLVIIQFGYSLSNALVSTPYTIAVNQGEDADARRFDFFFPVNLLLAASQGLICAAIAWATASPLAALLFGLAGTFSLIRWFGRSNAYAHHAPMRAARSDLAYAGTIIIGLIVAMRTGASLPAIGAMLVAASLIGMLPFGLAFLRRHGAMSPGRALSAYRPVWREQSAWTLVGVLSTEATSNSHSYIVTLLAGPTAFAPIAVGMLFFRPVNVCITALTQLERPRMTRAVARGDHDAAIKSERMFLAALILLWLGTCVVAAIVLEVFPGLILKPTLDHRAVIIAVALCALLSLVQCVQTPMSVMTQARRAFRPLAAQSLRSCGVGVVAVTLLIVLGADPVLSIGGVVLSQLVMMLGIWRLDRQWRRTQRVEG
- a CDS encoding WecB/TagA/CpsF family glycosyltransferase, which codes for MNDLTVGNPLPWPEGARPEPFVAHVGGIPVSTLSLQGLIDKMVLEAPLRRSLDQPAWLVFDCNGQGLSMNASDPAFRADLAQADLIHADGQVVVAASRWLKGPVIADRSSTTDMFIDSLKPAAASGARYYLLGGTEAVNAECAQRITAMAPGLQLAGRRNGYWTTQDEDAVIDAINAAAPDVLWVGTGKPREQAFCVRNRHRIKAGWIVTCGGLFNYVTGDYPRAPMWMQKSGLEWLHRMVTRPRQLAWRYLTTNPHALWLIWKHRHG